A single genomic interval of Helianthus annuus cultivar XRQ/B chromosome 6, HanXRQr2.0-SUNRISE, whole genome shotgun sequence harbors:
- the LOC110866605 gene encoding uncharacterized protein LOC110866605, producing the protein MTEKGNNDAVPIVTEQMKEVIAEEVGKAIENSLSGFIDKIQNTVLSLVEERVKRLEDNVNLVKEKSGERKGCSYKEFMACKPPIYNGEVDPIICQRWLSDIEGVFERTHCDVSDFVAYGTGQLRGQARDWWDNKKKEIGAEAVKAMTWDEFKVPFLKHHSPKAVINKIKEEFIQLRQKGESIDKITGIFLDKLRFCDELVTTEEQKIYYYYYNMLSAEYREFMTPSKYETLTEIINTAREREIELKKQVERGERRVHDVNPSPTKQAQTTESAKKSDVKDGSPSCKVCGKRNKGECRFKDKPCPICGKTGHTATLCPGKVSVCYNCYQPGHKKFECP; encoded by the coding sequence atgacGGAAAAGGGTAATAATGATGCGGTGCCGATAGTCACCGAGCAAATGAAAGaggtgattgccgaagaggtagGAAAGGCAATCGAGAATAGTCTATCCGGTTTTATAGACAAAATCCAGAATACAGTGCTTTCGTTAGTTGAGGAACGGGTTAAAAGGTTGGAAGACAATGTCAACCTTGTGAAAGAAAAATCTGGAGAACGTAAGGGTTGTTCATACAAGGAGTTTATGGCGTGTAAACCACCAATTTACAACGGGGAAGTTGACCCGATAATatgccaaagatggctaagtgatattgAGGGAGTGTTTGAAAGGACCCATTGTGACGTAAGCGATTTTGTAGCTTACGGTACGGGTCAGTTGAGAGGTCAAGCCAGGGATTGGTGGGATAATAAGAAGAAGGAGATTGGAGCTGAAGCTGTAAAGGCTATGACGTGGGATgagtttaaggtaccattccttaaacaccatagtcccaagGCGGTCATCAACAAAATCAAGGAAGAATTCATCCAGTTAAGGCAAAAGGGTGAATCAATCGATAAGATCACGGGTATCTTCCTTGACAAACTCAGATTCTGTGATGAGTTAGTGACGACCGAGGAACAGAAAATATACTACTACTACTACAATATGCTGAGTGCTGAATatcgggagttcatgactccctcGAAATACGAGACCCTCACTGAAATCATTAACACCGCTCGGGAGCGAGAAATTGAATTGAAGAAACAAGTAGAGAGGGGTGAACGAAGGGTGCATGATGTGAACCCAAGTCCTACGAAGCAGGCACAAACAACTGAATCGGCAAAGAAGTCGGATGTGAAGGACGGATCGCCGAGTTGTAAGGTATGTGGAAAGAGGAATAAGGGCGAGTGTCGCTTTAAGGATAAACCGTGTCCTATATGCGGAAAGACAGGGCATACGGCTACGCTATGCCCGGGGAAGGTTTCGGTTTGTTACAATTGCTACCAACCGGGTCACAAGAAATTTGAGTGCCCATAG